In the Mycolicibacterium thermoresistibile genome, one interval contains:
- a CDS encoding SDR family oxidoreductase, with product MDNIRGKTIAITGAARGIGYATATALLARGARVVIGDRDVALQESAVAQLGRLGPVSGYPLDVTDRESFATFLDKARTDGGGHIDVLINNAGVMPIGPFLEQSEQAIRSSIEVNLYGVLTGCQLALPDMVRRRSGHIINIASMSGLIPVPGQVPYNAAKFGVVGLSVALADEMAPYGVEVSVVMPPFTRTELISGTKETAATKPAEPEDIAAAIVKTLDKPKTHVSVPGPLRFIAQAAQTLGPRGRRWLNKRLGLDTVFLEFDQQARQGYEQRAQQALGVLEGGNKQQDRSGQKS from the coding sequence ATGGACAACATCAGGGGCAAGACCATCGCGATCACCGGGGCCGCCCGCGGCATCGGCTACGCCACCGCCACAGCGCTGTTGGCGCGGGGTGCACGAGTGGTCATCGGCGACCGGGACGTGGCACTGCAGGAGTCGGCCGTCGCGCAACTGGGCAGGCTCGGGCCGGTGTCGGGTTACCCGCTCGACGTCACCGACCGCGAGTCGTTCGCGACGTTCCTGGACAAGGCGCGCACCGACGGCGGCGGGCACATCGACGTGCTCATCAACAACGCCGGGGTGATGCCGATCGGTCCCTTCCTGGAGCAGTCCGAGCAGGCGATCCGGTCCTCCATCGAGGTGAACCTGTACGGCGTGCTCACCGGCTGTCAGCTGGCGCTGCCGGATATGGTCCGGCGCCGCAGCGGGCACATCATCAACATCGCGTCGATGTCCGGGCTGATCCCGGTGCCCGGTCAGGTGCCGTACAACGCCGCGAAGTTCGGCGTGGTCGGGTTGTCGGTGGCCCTGGCCGACGAGATGGCGCCCTACGGGGTCGAGGTGTCGGTGGTGATGCCGCCGTTCACCCGCACCGAGCTGATCTCGGGCACCAAGGAGACGGCGGCGACCAAACCGGCCGAGCCCGAGGACATCGCCGCGGCGATCGTCAAGACGCTCGACAAGCCCAAAACGCATGTGTCGGTTCCCGGTCCACTCCGGTTCATCGCCCAGGCCGCGCAGACGCTCGGCCCGCGCGGGCGTCGCTGGCTGAACAAGCGGCTCGGGCTGGACACCGTTTTCCTGGAGTTCGACCAGCAGGCGCGCCAAGGCTACGAGCAACGGGCGCAGCAGGCGCTCGGGGTGCTCGAGGGTGGAAACAAGCAGCAGGACAGGTCCGGACAGAAGTCCTAG